Proteins encoded in a region of the Corallococcus caeni genome:
- the purF gene encoding amidophosphoribosyltransferase produces MCGIFGIVGHGEASNLTYLGLHALQHRGQESAGIVASDGHTLRAHRQMGLVADIFTAPVIENLPGQAAIGHVRYSTAGGSGIKNAQPLFVNYAGGQFSIAHNGNLVNATELKAELEAEGALFQSDADTEVVMHLLARSKQPTFEARLVEALRRVEGAYSILLLTEDKLIAVRDPNGFRPLVLGKMKEGAYVLASETTALDLIEAEIVRELEPGELVVIENGVLCTSMPFKPAARLGRCIFEHVYFAKPDSVLFGSSVYEVRKRLGMQLAREQPAEADLVIAVPDSGVPAAIGFSQASGIPYDVGLIRSHYVGRTFIEPQQSIRHFGVKLKLSAVRSVLKGKRVVVVDDSIVRGTTSRKIVKMLKAAGAVEVHLRISSPPTQWPCYYGIDTPSRTELIAATHTTEEIAKYVTADSLGYLSLEGLGTAVEDPKRSTYCTACFSGQYLTDKLSQSAGGATKLSA; encoded by the coding sequence ATGTGCGGCATCTTCGGAATCGTGGGTCACGGAGAGGCGTCCAACCTGACGTACCTGGGGTTGCACGCCCTGCAGCACCGCGGACAGGAGTCCGCCGGCATCGTCGCGTCCGACGGGCACACCCTGCGCGCGCACCGGCAGATGGGCCTGGTGGCGGACATCTTCACCGCGCCGGTGATTGAGAACCTCCCCGGCCAGGCGGCCATCGGCCACGTGCGCTACAGCACGGCGGGTGGCAGCGGCATCAAGAACGCCCAGCCGCTGTTCGTGAACTACGCGGGCGGCCAGTTCTCCATCGCGCACAACGGCAACCTGGTGAACGCGACGGAGCTCAAGGCGGAGCTGGAGGCGGAGGGCGCGCTGTTCCAGTCGGACGCGGACACGGAGGTGGTGATGCACCTCCTCGCCCGCTCCAAGCAGCCCACCTTCGAGGCGCGCCTCGTGGAAGCGCTCCGCCGGGTGGAGGGCGCCTACAGCATCCTGCTCCTCACCGAGGACAAGCTCATCGCGGTGCGCGACCCCAACGGCTTCCGGCCGCTGGTGCTGGGCAAGATGAAGGAAGGCGCGTACGTGCTCGCCAGCGAGACGACGGCGCTGGACCTCATCGAGGCCGAAATCGTCCGCGAGCTGGAGCCCGGCGAGCTGGTCGTCATCGAGAACGGCGTGCTGTGCACCAGCATGCCCTTCAAGCCCGCCGCGCGGCTGGGGCGCTGCATCTTCGAGCACGTCTACTTCGCCAAGCCGGACTCGGTGCTCTTCGGCAGCAGCGTCTACGAAGTGCGCAAGCGCCTGGGCATGCAGCTGGCGCGCGAGCAGCCCGCGGAGGCGGACCTGGTCATCGCGGTGCCGGACTCCGGCGTGCCCGCGGCCATCGGCTTCTCGCAGGCGAGCGGCATCCCCTACGACGTGGGCCTCATCCGCAGCCACTACGTGGGCCGCACCTTCATCGAACCGCAGCAGTCCATCCGCCACTTCGGCGTGAAGCTGAAGCTGTCCGCCGTGCGCAGCGTCCTCAAGGGCAAGCGCGTGGTGGTGGTGGACGACTCCATCGTGCGCGGCACCACCAGCCGCAAAATCGTGAAGATGCTCAAGGCCGCGGGCGCCGTGGAGGTGCACCTGCGCATCTCGTCGCCGCCCACGCAGTGGCCCTGCTACTACGGCATCGACACGCCCAGCCGCACGGAGCTCATCGCGGCCACGCACACCACGGAGGAGATCGCGAAGTACGTGACGGCGGACTCCCTGGGCTACCTGTCGCTGGAGGGCCTGGGCACCGCGGTGGAGGACCCGAAGCGGAGCACCTACTGCACCGCGTGCTTCTCCGGGCAGTACCTCACCGACAAGCTGTCCCAGAGCGCGGGTGGCGCCACCAAGCTCAGCGCCTGA
- a CDS encoding neutral/alkaline non-lysosomal ceramidase N-terminal domain-containing protein, producing MSSSRRSFFRTLLPFVLLTAGAAYALASWNWCGRWEERTPEVLSQVRGEGPLRAGAAKVALSPPFPVVVAGYPPPRPEASQAEQPLHARALVVEAGGARVAVVSLELLLVTPEITARVRERAAKAGVKEVLVVATHTHSSFGGYDERWMAELSGTGRYQEASVNAAVAGASEALEKAAASMTDVGLEVGGAADAGLVYSRSGGDAPDGQLTRVVFRGPAGPVAELLVFAAHAALIPRQRALVDPDYPGRLSTLREEAGGGVSLLVQGSAGNASVAFSEGQGPERALGFARKLSALADTAAGVPEPGPVRLAFARVRTALPRPDASRLAPAFTRAAGDNFLCASSPRDAEVDALALGPLELLAIPGEPTVGAGRALADLSGATHVLGLANGYVGYLDTAEQVRAGQGESRRQYFGPGLLERLGTAARVASGAVGFSAGR from the coding sequence ATGTCCTCCTCCCGGCGCTCCTTCTTCCGCACCCTGCTGCCCTTCGTCTTGCTAACGGCGGGGGCCGCCTACGCGCTCGCCTCGTGGAACTGGTGTGGACGCTGGGAGGAGCGCACGCCCGAGGTGCTGTCACAGGTGCGTGGCGAAGGCCCCCTGCGGGCGGGCGCGGCGAAGGTGGCCCTCTCCCCGCCCTTCCCGGTGGTGGTGGCGGGCTATCCGCCCCCCCGGCCCGAGGCGAGCCAGGCCGAGCAGCCCCTCCATGCGAGGGCCCTGGTGGTGGAGGCCGGTGGGGCGCGCGTGGCCGTGGTGTCGCTGGAGCTGCTCCTGGTGACCCCGGAAATCACGGCGCGGGTGCGCGAGCGCGCCGCGAAGGCGGGGGTGAAGGAGGTGCTGGTGGTGGCCACGCACACGCACTCCTCCTTTGGAGGGTACGACGAGCGCTGGATGGCCGAGCTGTCCGGGACGGGGCGCTACCAGGAGGCCTCCGTGAACGCGGCGGTGGCCGGCGCGAGCGAGGCGCTGGAGAAGGCCGCGGCCTCGATGACGGACGTGGGGCTGGAGGTGGGCGGCGCGGCGGACGCGGGGCTCGTCTATTCCCGCTCCGGAGGTGACGCCCCGGACGGCCAGCTCACGCGGGTGGTGTTTCGCGGGCCCGCGGGGCCGGTGGCGGAGTTGCTGGTGTTCGCCGCGCACGCGGCGCTCATTCCCCGGCAGCGGGCGCTGGTGGATCCGGACTACCCGGGCCGGCTGAGCACGCTGCGCGAGGAGGCGGGCGGTGGCGTCTCCCTGCTCGTGCAGGGCAGCGCGGGCAACGCGTCCGTGGCCTTCTCCGAGGGCCAGGGCCCCGAGCGCGCCCTGGGCTTCGCGCGCAAGCTGTCGGCGCTGGCGGACACGGCGGCCGGGGTGCCCGAGCCAGGGCCGGTGCGGCTGGCGTTCGCGCGGGTCCGCACGGCGCTGCCCCGGCCGGACGCGTCGCGGCTGGCGCCGGCCTTCACCCGGGCGGCGGGGGACAACTTCCTGTGCGCCTCCTCCCCGCGCGACGCGGAGGTGGACGCGCTGGCGCTGGGGCCGCTGGAGCTGCTGGCCATCCCGGGCGAGCCCACCGTGGGCGCGGGCCGGGCGCTGGCGGACCTCTCCGGGGCCACGCACGTGCTGGGGCTCGCCAACGGCTACGTGGGCTACCTGGACACGGCGGAGCAGGTGCGCGCGGGGCAGGGCGAGTCCCGGCGCCAGTACTTCGGCCCTGGACTGCTGGAGCGCCTGGGCACCGCCGCGCGCGTGGCCTCCGGCGCGGTGGGCTTCTCCGCCGGCAGGTAG
- a CDS encoding S8/S53 family peptidase, which produces MKVAIVDSGVSVGFLRGAGLSLAGAASFTLDRESRRLESRVHSREELAAWCGGGSALEDLEDTHGHGTAVLSILLDQGRPGDDVEWYVARVLDGRMRGDSLCLLEALEWLTQEVRPDVINLSLGTVGRAFEAPLTALLDRAVEQGSLVLCAAGPVSGLPSGMSSVVTVADAATAHALRKGDIVDHVEDAATVRLYADGAWKEQPLTSSYACALAAARVLREGCPPGWRRVTASHRTR; this is translated from the coding sequence GTGAAGGTCGCCATCGTGGACAGTGGTGTGTCGGTGGGCTTCCTTCGCGGGGCGGGGCTGTCGCTTGCCGGAGCGGCCAGCTTCACGCTGGACCGGGAGTCGCGGCGGCTGGAGTCCCGCGTCCACTCGCGTGAGGAGCTGGCCGCCTGGTGCGGCGGCGGCTCCGCGCTGGAGGACCTGGAGGACACGCACGGTCACGGCACCGCGGTGCTGAGCATCCTGCTGGACCAGGGCCGCCCCGGTGACGACGTGGAGTGGTACGTCGCGCGCGTGCTGGATGGGCGGATGCGCGGGGACTCGCTGTGCCTGCTGGAGGCGCTGGAGTGGCTGACGCAGGAGGTGCGCCCGGACGTCATCAACCTGAGCCTGGGCACCGTGGGCCGCGCCTTCGAGGCGCCCCTCACCGCGCTGCTGGACCGGGCGGTGGAGCAGGGCAGCCTCGTGCTCTGCGCCGCGGGGCCCGTGTCGGGCCTGCCGTCCGGGATGTCGTCGGTGGTGACGGTGGCGGACGCGGCCACGGCCCATGCGCTGCGCAAGGGCGACATCGTGGACCACGTCGAGGACGCGGCCACGGTGCGGCTGTATGCGGACGGTGCCTGGAAGGAGCAGCCCCTCACGAGCAGCTACGCGTGCGCCCTCGCGGCGGCGCGGGTGCTGCGCGAGGGCTGTCCTCCGGGATGGCGGCGCGTCACCGCGTCACACCGGACGCGGTGA
- a CDS encoding parallel beta-helix domain-containing protein, translated as MPRLQWTRATSATLLALVGALSLTACSDDDDTTPDSGVKVDAGTTTDAGSDAGTTDAGSDAGSVDTGIPWDGGSAGTFSCEGKAQTTLNFAPGQEEAFQDQVNTLAECTTITLAPGTYTFDNAITIRKNGITLVGAGKGKKGEGTGGADSTVLVFTNAAANSNGLDVVGDRFTVSNLAVWNAKKDAIRVESSTDVVMRGVRTEWAEANKESNGKYGLYPVKSKYVLIEDCEAYNAADAGIYVGQTQYAVVRNSVAKQNVAGIEIENTKYAYVLGNTAQDNTTGLVVFDLPGNPIKGTDIRVKNNIITGNNRNNFASVQSSSSTVSQVPAGTGTFLLASRRVELTGNTWGNNNTVDVAVLSGLAIESDPAQWVAGGLNFASADISIHDNTFQGGSGDNVDNGNTSQSLRPLGAALAALYAYGETQGTLGVEHLLWDGLDPFGHDRAQLNPINICFANNTLPTGTTTAIVDLDLQAAATLAGQGNLPGAWAKTRHYAANKAEFNCSGFSPALTIGDFIQ; from the coding sequence ATGCCCCGTTTGCAGTGGACCCGCGCAACGAGCGCGACCCTTCTGGCCCTGGTGGGGGCCCTCTCGCTGACCGCCTGCTCGGATGACGACGACACCACGCCGGACTCGGGCGTGAAGGTGGACGCGGGCACGACCACGGACGCGGGCAGCGACGCGGGCACGACGGACGCGGGCAGCGACGCGGGCTCCGTGGACACGGGCATCCCCTGGGATGGCGGCAGCGCGGGCACCTTCTCCTGCGAGGGGAAGGCGCAGACGACGCTGAACTTCGCGCCGGGCCAGGAAGAGGCGTTCCAGGACCAGGTGAACACGCTGGCCGAGTGCACCACCATCACCCTGGCGCCGGGCACGTACACCTTCGACAACGCCATCACCATCCGCAAGAACGGCATCACGCTGGTGGGCGCGGGCAAGGGCAAGAAGGGCGAGGGCACGGGCGGGGCGGACAGCACGGTGCTGGTGTTCACCAACGCCGCGGCGAACTCCAACGGCCTGGACGTGGTGGGTGACCGCTTCACGGTGAGCAACCTGGCCGTGTGGAACGCCAAGAAGGACGCCATCCGCGTGGAGTCCTCCACGGACGTGGTGATGCGCGGCGTGCGCACGGAGTGGGCGGAGGCCAACAAGGAGAGCAATGGCAAGTACGGCCTGTACCCGGTGAAGTCCAAGTATGTCCTCATCGAGGACTGCGAGGCCTACAACGCCGCGGACGCGGGCATCTACGTGGGCCAGACGCAGTACGCCGTCGTGCGCAACAGCGTGGCGAAGCAGAACGTGGCGGGCATCGAGATTGAAAACACGAAGTACGCCTACGTGCTGGGCAACACCGCCCAGGACAACACCACGGGCCTGGTGGTGTTCGACCTGCCGGGCAACCCCATCAAGGGGACGGACATCCGGGTGAAGAACAACATCATCACCGGCAACAACCGGAACAACTTCGCGTCCGTCCAGTCCAGCAGCAGCACGGTGTCGCAGGTGCCGGCGGGCACGGGCACGTTCCTCCTGGCGTCGCGCCGCGTGGAGCTGACGGGCAACACCTGGGGGAACAACAACACGGTGGACGTGGCGGTGCTGAGCGGCCTCGCCATCGAGTCCGACCCGGCGCAGTGGGTCGCGGGCGGTCTGAACTTCGCGAGCGCGGACATCAGCATCCACGACAACACCTTCCAGGGTGGCAGCGGCGACAACGTGGACAACGGCAACACGAGCCAGTCGCTGCGGCCCCTGGGCGCGGCCCTGGCGGCGCTCTACGCCTACGGCGAGACGCAGGGCACGCTCGGCGTGGAGCACCTGCTGTGGGACGGCCTGGATCCCTTCGGCCATGACCGCGCGCAGCTCAACCCCATCAACATCTGCTTCGCCAACAACACGCTGCCCACGGGCACCACCACGGCCATCGTGGACCTGGACCTCCAGGCCGCCGCCACCCTGGCGGGCCAGGGCAACCTGCCGGGCGCGTGGGCCAAGACGCGGCACTACGCGGCCAACAAGGCCGAGTTCAACTGCTCGGGCTTCAGCCCCGCGCTGACGATTGGCGACTTCATCCAGTAA
- a CDS encoding SO2930 family diheme c-type cytochrome has product MNPRLSVVLLALSLAACGSSDPEGPRPTPDAGTSVPDAGTEDAGVPDAGSPDAGPVDSGTPDAGEPDAGPPLVIPNTLSGYGLFTGSPADGGLVPVEGNVPYTLSTALFSDYAVKSRTLYIPPGKTAHYEPMAALDLPVGTLITKTFAFPADLRKPDQDVRVIETRVLVHQPAGWEAWPYVWNTEQTEATLATGGRSRDVTFIDTDGESRSFKYSVPSKNQCQQCHHLLDDQGAQVMHPIGVKARYLHHNNTYGGVERDQLEYLASLGKLDGLPAPADLPKAPDAFDPQAADLTTRARTYLDINCAHCHNPKGTAGVTSQLFLDIGTTSMFSLGECKRPGSAGSGVGGEFDILPGNHAESILWYRMHTEESGKMMPQIGRTVHHAEGSQLIADWIDSLPAKTCK; this is encoded by the coding sequence GTGAACCCCCGTCTCTCCGTGGTGCTGCTGGCGCTGTCGCTGGCGGCCTGCGGTTCCTCCGACCCGGAAGGCCCCAGGCCCACACCCGACGCGGGGACCTCCGTGCCGGATGCCGGAACAGAGGACGCGGGGGTTCCCGACGCGGGTTCACCGGACGCGGGGCCCGTGGACTCCGGAACGCCCGACGCGGGCGAGCCGGACGCGGGCCCCCCGCTGGTCATCCCCAACACGCTGTCGGGCTACGGGCTGTTCACCGGGAGCCCGGCGGACGGGGGCCTCGTCCCGGTGGAGGGCAACGTGCCCTACACGCTGTCCACCGCGCTGTTCTCCGACTACGCGGTCAAGTCACGCACGCTCTACATCCCCCCCGGCAAGACGGCGCACTACGAGCCCATGGCCGCGCTGGACCTGCCGGTGGGGACGCTCATCACCAAGACGTTCGCCTTCCCGGCGGACCTGCGGAAGCCGGACCAGGACGTGCGGGTCATCGAGACGCGCGTCCTGGTGCACCAGCCCGCGGGCTGGGAGGCGTGGCCGTACGTCTGGAACACGGAGCAGACGGAGGCCACGCTGGCCACCGGCGGCCGCTCCCGCGACGTGACGTTCATCGACACGGATGGGGAGAGCCGGTCGTTCAAGTACTCGGTGCCCTCCAAGAACCAGTGCCAGCAGTGCCACCACCTCCTGGACGACCAGGGGGCGCAGGTGATGCACCCCATTGGCGTGAAGGCGCGCTACCTGCACCACAACAACACCTACGGCGGCGTGGAGCGTGATCAACTGGAGTACCTGGCGTCGCTGGGCAAGCTGGACGGGCTGCCCGCCCCGGCGGACCTGCCGAAGGCGCCGGACGCGTTCGACCCGCAGGCGGCGGACCTGACCACGCGGGCGCGCACGTACCTGGACATCAACTGCGCGCATTGTCACAACCCGAAGGGGACGGCGGGCGTCACCAGCCAGCTGTTCCTCGACATCGGGACCACGAGCATGTTCAGCCTGGGCGAGTGCAAGCGCCCGGGCTCCGCGGGCAGCGGCGTGGGCGGCGAGTTCGACATCCTCCCCGGCAACCACGCGGAGTCCATCCTCTGGTACCGGATGCACACGGAGGAGTCCGGCAAGATGATGCCGCAGATTGGCCGCACGGTTCACCACGCGGAGGGCTCGCAGCTCATCGCGGATTGGATCGACTCGCTGCCGGCGAAGACCTGCAAGTAG
- the ypfJ gene encoding KPN_02809 family neutral zinc metallopeptidase, with amino-acid sequence MRWEGGRRSSNIEDRRGGGFGRPLAVGGGAASLVVALLVMLLGGDPSDVQIGTRDSPYSDPATGGSGNVDPQQEKMKDFASVVLADTEDTWPRLLEPQGVRYVQPHLVLFTDAVQSACGAQESAVGPFYCPGDQKVYLDLSFFDELESRFGAPGDFGRAYVIAHEVGHHVQNLLGISRKVQSLRNRTSEEQANQLSVLTELQADCFAGIWANHAQKDRNILEQGDVEEGLGAASAVGDDTLQKRARGYVVPESFTHGSAAQRMTWFKRGLEQGTLEACDTFNARR; translated from the coding sequence ATGAGGTGGGAAGGCGGACGTCGCAGCTCGAACATCGAGGACCGGCGGGGAGGTGGCTTCGGGCGCCCGCTCGCGGTGGGCGGTGGCGCCGCGTCGCTGGTGGTGGCGCTGCTGGTGATGCTGCTGGGCGGGGACCCGTCCGACGTGCAGATCGGCACGCGCGACTCTCCATATTCCGACCCTGCCACGGGCGGCTCCGGGAACGTGGACCCCCAGCAGGAGAAGATGAAGGACTTCGCCTCCGTCGTCCTCGCGGACACGGAGGACACCTGGCCCCGCCTGCTGGAGCCGCAGGGCGTGCGCTACGTGCAGCCGCACCTGGTGCTGTTCACGGACGCGGTGCAGTCCGCGTGCGGCGCGCAGGAGAGCGCGGTGGGGCCGTTCTACTGCCCGGGCGACCAGAAGGTGTACCTGGACCTGAGCTTCTTCGACGAGCTGGAGAGCCGCTTCGGGGCGCCCGGTGACTTCGGCCGCGCGTACGTCATCGCGCACGAGGTGGGCCACCACGTGCAGAACCTGCTGGGCATCTCCCGCAAGGTGCAGTCGCTGCGCAACCGCACGAGCGAGGAGCAGGCCAACCAGCTCTCCGTGCTGACGGAGCTCCAGGCGGACTGCTTCGCCGGCATCTGGGCCAACCACGCCCAGAAGGACCGCAACATCCTGGAGCAGGGGGACGTGGAGGAGGGCCTGGGCGCCGCCAGCGCCGTGGGCGACGACACCCTCCAGAAGCGCGCCCGGGGCTACGTCGTCCCCGAGTCCTTCACCCACGGCTCCGCCGCGCAGCGCATGACCTGGTTCAAGCGCGGCCTGGAGCAGGGGACGCTGGAGGCGTGCGACACCTTCAACGCCCGGCGGTAG
- a CDS encoding sigma-54-dependent transcriptional regulator codes for MSLPVLLVDDDRAFSSIAAVALQREGFHLTVAHSLHEARATLAKATPALVVLDRRLPDGDGLAFLPELKAHAPGVAVVMVTAHGDIASAVEAVRAGAADYLAKPVELADLVLRARRALDASRLRDRLETAEAELSGRRRLVPPTSAAMQRVFAMLERIAASPRSPVLLLGETGVGKEQLARHLHALASKDGGAPFVHINCAALPEQTVESELFGHEKGAFTDARTARRGLVEVAHGGVLFLDEVGELPLALQAKLLTFLDSGRFRRLGGTTEQTSTARIVAATNRDLPKQMSGGNFREDLWFRLGVFRIDIPPLRKRRDDILPLAEGMLADLGRELGRRDIRLGAKARARLGAYAFPGNVRELRNILERALVLEPGPELELEVLGGTPSVSSAVKVEAPAAVAPGAFSVTEPVPMEDLEQAYVRWVLERLGGRRMEAAKALGLSYPTFLKRLGDD; via the coding sequence ATGAGCCTCCCCGTCCTCTTGGTGGATGACGACCGCGCCTTCTCCTCCATCGCGGCGGTGGCGCTCCAGCGCGAGGGCTTCCACCTCACGGTGGCGCACTCGCTGCACGAGGCCCGCGCGACGCTCGCGAAGGCCACGCCCGCGCTGGTGGTGCTGGACCGCCGCCTGCCGGACGGAGACGGGCTCGCGTTCCTGCCGGAGCTCAAGGCGCACGCGCCCGGCGTGGCGGTGGTGATGGTGACGGCGCACGGGGACATCGCCAGCGCGGTGGAGGCGGTGCGCGCGGGCGCGGCGGACTACCTGGCCAAGCCCGTGGAGCTGGCGGACCTGGTGCTGCGCGCGCGCCGGGCCCTGGATGCCAGCCGCCTGCGGGACCGGCTGGAGACGGCGGAGGCGGAGCTGTCCGGCCGCCGCCGGCTGGTGCCCCCCACGTCCGCCGCCATGCAGCGGGTGTTCGCGATGCTGGAGCGCATCGCCGCGTCGCCGCGAAGCCCGGTGCTGCTGCTGGGGGAGACGGGCGTGGGCAAGGAGCAGCTCGCCCGGCACCTGCACGCGCTCGCGTCGAAGGACGGCGGCGCGCCCTTCGTGCACATCAACTGCGCGGCGCTGCCCGAGCAGACGGTGGAGAGCGAGCTGTTCGGCCACGAGAAGGGCGCCTTCACGGACGCGCGCACCGCGAGGCGCGGGCTGGTGGAGGTGGCACACGGCGGCGTGCTCTTCCTGGATGAAGTGGGCGAACTGCCGCTGGCGCTCCAGGCGAAGCTGCTGACGTTCCTGGACTCGGGGAGGTTCCGCCGGCTGGGCGGCACCACGGAGCAGACGAGCACCGCGCGCATCGTGGCCGCCACCAACCGGGACCTGCCGAAGCAGATGTCGGGCGGCAACTTCCGCGAGGACCTCTGGTTCCGCCTGGGCGTGTTCCGCATCGACATCCCCCCGCTGCGCAAGCGGCGCGACGACATCCTCCCGCTGGCGGAAGGGATGCTCGCGGACCTGGGCCGGGAGCTGGGCCGGCGCGACATCCGCCTGGGGGCGAAGGCCCGCGCGAGGCTGGGGGCCTATGCCTTCCCGGGCAACGTGCGCGAGCTGCGCAACATCCTCGAGCGGGCGCTGGTGCTGGAGCCCGGACCGGAGCTGGAGCTGGAGGTGCTGGGCGGCACGCCCTCCGTGAGCAGCGCGGTGAAGGTGGAGGCACCGGCCGCGGTGGCGCCGGGAGCGTTCAGCGTGACGGAGCCCGTGCCCATGGAGGACCTGGAGCAGGCATACGTGCGCTGGGTGCTGGAGCGGCTGGGCGGCCGGCGCATGGAGGCGGCGAAGGCGCTCGGGTTGTCCTATCCGACCTTCCTCAAGCGCCTGGGCGACGACTGA
- a CDS encoding ATP-binding protein codes for MRSVVAGLVLLGAVAVAGPLLSYRSDVAGARAEFQSRMTREARVYAEALGLHLKLLQTELLRVSEGVGPDVKRELPTEDLQDLTTPRAGLFHAGVMVLDAQGKLRWSDPPLAEAEAPGGFATRPWFQQVLARQTSVVDAIAPGASLFVVAVPVVRAGQTTAVLAGLLDTEMALPGGRPLSSDLELLVLNASGDLFLPSAPPSWASVSRASGELRDFIREGVRPPSLDAMPETFLTATPVPGTGLHLLLAADETALLSGLRDRFLVQLLVLALLQVGTLVLFTVHWRRVYGLFREVESRSSQQEKMAALGSAASLIAHEVKNSLNGLKAATGLVSPEGEGGLVVRTLHGQIDRLAHLATSLLNFGKPPVVRRVDVDLSQVVRDVVEGLRSLPEAGEVRVDVDVPPEGALLSCDPLLLTTALDNLVRNAMEATVAAKDLGKVAQPRVRVRARLDGDAAVVSVEDNGGGPPPDVEEHLFEPFRTSKPKGIGLGLAMTRQALEHQGGHLSFERLPDGCLFLLHLPRAPRP; via the coding sequence GTGCGCTCCGTCGTCGCGGGCCTGGTGTTGTTGGGCGCGGTCGCCGTCGCCGGCCCGCTGCTCTCCTACCGCAGCGACGTCGCCGGGGCCCGCGCGGAGTTCCAGTCCCGCATGACGCGGGAGGCGCGCGTCTACGCGGAGGCGCTGGGCCTGCACCTGAAGCTGCTCCAGACGGAGCTCCTGCGCGTGTCCGAGGGCGTGGGCCCGGACGTGAAGCGCGAGCTGCCCACGGAGGACCTCCAGGACCTCACCACGCCCCGCGCCGGCCTCTTCCACGCGGGCGTGATGGTGCTGGACGCGCAGGGCAAGCTGCGCTGGAGCGACCCGCCGCTCGCGGAAGCCGAAGCCCCGGGCGGCTTCGCCACGCGGCCCTGGTTCCAGCAGGTGCTCGCGCGCCAGACGTCGGTGGTGGACGCCATCGCGCCGGGCGCGTCCCTCTTCGTCGTCGCGGTGCCGGTGGTGCGCGCGGGACAGACCACGGCGGTGCTCGCGGGCCTGCTGGACACGGAGATGGCGCTCCCCGGCGGGCGCCCTTTGAGCAGCGACCTGGAGCTGCTCGTCCTCAACGCCTCCGGCGACCTCTTCCTGCCGAGCGCCCCGCCCTCGTGGGCCAGCGTGTCTCGCGCGTCCGGGGAGCTGCGCGACTTCATCCGCGAGGGCGTCCGGCCCCCGTCGCTGGACGCGATGCCGGAGACCTTCCTCACCGCCACGCCCGTGCCCGGCACGGGGCTGCACCTGCTGCTCGCCGCGGACGAGACGGCGCTGCTGTCCGGCCTGCGCGACCGCTTCCTCGTGCAGCTGCTGGTGCTGGCGCTGCTCCAGGTGGGCACGCTGGTGCTCTTCACCGTGCACTGGCGCCGCGTCTACGGCCTGTTCCGCGAGGTGGAGTCGCGCTCCTCGCAGCAGGAGAAGATGGCCGCGCTGGGCAGCGCCGCCAGCCTCATCGCGCACGAGGTGAAGAACTCCCTCAACGGCCTCAAGGCCGCCACGGGCCTCGTCTCCCCGGAAGGCGAAGGCGGGCTCGTGGTGCGCACGCTGCACGGCCAGATTGACCGGCTGGCGCACCTGGCCACGTCGCTGCTCAACTTCGGCAAGCCGCCCGTCGTGCGCCGCGTGGACGTGGACCTGTCCCAGGTGGTGCGCGACGTGGTGGAGGGCCTGCGCTCGCTGCCGGAGGCGGGCGAGGTGCGCGTGGACGTGGACGTGCCCCCCGAAGGGGCGCTCCTGTCGTGCGACCCGCTGCTGCTCACCACCGCGCTGGACAACCTGGTGCGCAACGCGATGGAGGCCACGGTGGCGGCCAAGGACCTGGGCAAGGTGGCCCAGCCCCGGGTGCGCGTGCGCGCCCGCCTGGACGGGGACGCGGCGGTGGTGTCCGTGGAGGACAACGGGGGCGGGCCGCCGCCGGACGTGGAGGAACACCTCTTCGAGCCCTTCCGCACCTCCAAGCCGAAAGGCATCGGCCTGGGGCTGGCCATGACGCGCCAGGCGCTGGAGCATCAGGGCGGACACCTCTCCTTCGAGCGGCTCCCCGACGGATGCCTCTTCCTCCTGCACCTGCCCCGAGCGCCCCGGCCATGA